The stretch of DNA CCGACGCCCGTACCGCCTTCGCCGCCGTCTCCTCGGACGGGTTCAGCTCGTACATCCCGCAGATGTCCGCCGACCAGGGCCGCAGCTGCGCCCGGTCCGCCTCGGGGATGCCCAGCATCTCGGCGATCACGGCGACCGGCAGTGGTTCGGCCACGTCCCGCAGCAGATCGCCGCCGCCCTCCGCCACCAGCTCGGCGACCAACTCGTTCGCCAGGTCGTGCACGTACGGCTTGAGCCGCTCCACCGTGCGCGGCGTGAACGCCTTCGACACCAGGCGCCGGATCCGGGTGTGGTCCGGCGGCTCCAGGTCGAGCATCCCGTGGTCGTTGAGGACGTGGAACGGCTCGTGCTCCGGCTGGGGCGGCGTACGGCCGAACTCCTCGTGCGTGAAGCGGTGCTGGTACGTCCGGCCCAGCCGCCGGTCCCGCAGCAGCGCCGAGACGTCCGCGTGGTGCGGCACCAGCCACTGGTCGGTCGGCTCGTAGTGGAGCACGCGGCCCCGCGCGCGCAGCTCGGCGTAGGCCGGGTAGGGGTCGGCGAGGAACGCCGGGTCCCACGGGTCGAAGGCGAGGCCGGAAGGACCAGAAAGAGCGGACATGCCCGGACGTTAGCCCGGCCACCCCTGATCCGACCAGGGGTGTCGCCGACCTCGCGCGGCTCGGCCCGGGGACCGCCCGGGGCGGCTCACCCCGGCGTGACCAGCCGCGCCTCGTAGGCGAACACCGCCGCCTGGGTGCGGTCCCGCAGGCCCAGCTTGACCAGGATGCGGCTCACATGGGTCTTGACGGTCGACTCGGCGACCACCAGCCGCTCGGCGATCTCCACGTTCGACAGGCCCTGCGCGATCAGCACCAGCACCTCCGTCTCCCGCTCGGTCAGCTCCCCGTACGCCGCCTGCGCGGTGGCCGCCAGCCGCGGGGGCTCGGTCAGCTTGGAGAACTCCGTGATCAGCCGTCTGGTGACCGAGGGGGCGAGCAGCGCCTCGCCCGCCGCGACCACCCGCACCCCGTCGGCGAGCTGCCGCGCCGAGGCGTCCTTGAGCAGGAACCCGGAGGCCCCGGCCCGCAGCGCCTGGTACACGTACTCGTCCAGGTCGAACGTGGTCAGCACCAGCACCTTCGCCGTGCCGTCCGCGGCGACGATCTCCCGGGTCGCCTCCATGCCGTTCAGCTCCGGCATGCGGATGTCCATCAATACGACGTCCGGGGCCAGTTCGCGTACCCGCTCCACCGCGTCGCGGCCGTTGACGGCCTCGCCGACGACCTCGATGTCCGGCATCGCGTTCAGCAGGACCGAGAAGCCCTCGCGCACCATCATCTGGTCGTCCGCGACCAGCACCCGGATCGTGCCCGTCCTCATGCGCCGCCCTCGTCGTCGTCCGCCGGCTCGACCACCGTGACGACCGGCAGGAACACCGCCACCTCGTACCCGCCGTCGCCGGCCGGGCCCGCCGTCATCTCGCCGCCGAGCATCGACACCCGCTCCCGCATGCCGGTGATGCCGTGTCCGGATCCGGGCGAGGGCTTGAGCAGGGACGGATTGGGCGGCGGGCTGTTGACTATACGAAGGGCCAACCCGCCGAGGACGTAGCCGATCTCGACGCGGGCGCTCGCGCCGGGCGCGTGCCGCAGGGTGTTGCTCAGGGCCTCCTGGACGATCCGGTACGCCGACAGCTCGACGCCCTGCGGGAGTTCACGCACCGCGCCCATCGTGGTCCTGTCCACCGCCAGACCGGCCTCCCGCACGTTCGCCAGCAGGGTGCCGAGGTCGGCGAGGGTGGGCTGCGGGGCGTCGGGGGCCTCGTAGTCCTCCGCGCGGACGACACCGAGGACGCGGCGCAGCTCGGTGAGGGCCGCCACCGCGTTCTCCCGGATGGTGGCGAAGGCCTTCTCCAGCTCCGGCGGCGGGTTCTGCACCCGGTAGGGGGCGGCCTCGGCCTGGATGGCGACGACCGACATGTGGTGGGCCACGACGTCGTGCAGCTCGCGGGCGATCGTGGTGCGCTCCTCCAGCAGGGTGCGGCGGGAACGCTCGTGCGCGGTCACCGACTGCTGGGCAGTCACCTCCTCCTCGGCGTCCTTGCGTATGTGCCAGACGGTGACCGCGAGGAGGGCGAGCGCGGAGAGGACCAGCAGGGGCGCCGAGTTGTTGCCGTAGACGTAGCCGAACAGCGCGTTGGCGAACACTGCGTAGAAAGCGGTGGCCGCCCACATCCACGCCGCCGTACGCGGCCGGGTGCGTATCGCCACCACCGTGAGCACCGTCAGGTGCGCGATGTAGCTGCCGGGCTGCCACGGCCAGGTCGTGTAGCTGCCGACGAGCCACGCCGAGATCATGGCCGCCATCAGGGAGACCCAGAACGCTCCGACCGGGCGGGTCAGGGTGAGCAGCACCGGGGCGAGGGACAGCAGGCCCACCACTGGGGCCGCCCCACTGCCCGAGCCGCTCGCCCAGCCGACGAACAGCGCCAGCAGGCCGGCCCCCGCCACCATGGCGTGCGGCCTCCAGGCCGCGTAGGGGCGGAGGCGGCCTGGCAGCCGCCGGGACAGCGGGCCGTCGACACCCACGGGCCGCAGCGGACGGTAGGCGAAGGCGTCGTGGAACAGCCCCTCCCGCAGCCCGTGCAGAGCTTTCGCGGCGAGCTTGTACTCCGGGCTGCGCGGCTTGTACGGGCTGAAGGCGCCGTCCGGCGTCGTCTGCTGCGTCTGCTGCGTATCGGTCACGCTGAAAACGGTAGGCGCAGGCGGCGGTCGCGGTCGTCCCCTGTGAGAAGGGTCCTTCGCGGTCCGTCTCAAGTACTACGGGTATCGCCCTGCTGCCCGCGTTCAGTACCCGGAGGGGCGGACCAGTCCCGACTCGTAGGCGAACACCGCCGCCTGAGTGCGGTCCCTGAGGCCCAGTTTCACCAGGATGCGGCCCACGTGGGTCTTCACGGTCTGCTCGGCGACGACGAGATGCCCGGCGATCTCCGCGTTGGACAGGCCCTGCGCGATCAGGGCGAGCACTTCCGTCTCGCGTTCGGTCAGTACGCCGATCCGCGACTTCAGCGGCGCGCGCGGTGTGTCCTTCAGCCGGGAGAACTCCGCGATCAGCCGGCGCGTGATCCCCGGTGCCAGCAGCGCGTCGCCGGCCGCGACCACCCGGACCGCCTCGGCGAGTTGGTCCGCAGACGCGTCCTTGAGCAGGAAGCCGGACGCGCCGGCGCGCAGCGCCTCGTACACGTACTCGTCCAGGTCGAAGGTGGTGAGCACCAGGACCTTCATGTCCGGGGTGGCGGTCGTGATGCGGCGGGTGGCCTCGATGCCGCCGAGCTCGGGCATGCGGATGTCCATCAGGACGACGTCCGGGGAGACTTCGGCGGCCCTGGCGATGGCGTCCAGGCCGTCCACCGCCTGGCCCACCACCTCGATGTCCGGCTGGGTGTTGAGCAGCACGGTGAAACCCTGACGGACCATCTGCTGGTCGTCGGCGATGAGTACGCGGATGCTGCCGCTCGTCATGGAGCGTCTTCTCCTGTCGGGGACGGTGAGCCGGGAGCGGGCGCGGCGTCGGTGCCGCCGTCGGAGCCGGGGCCGGCGTCGGCGCCGGAGCCGGAGCCGGAGCCGGGATCGGGATCGGGATCGGGGCCGGGATCGGGGTCGGGGTCGGAGCCGGGGCCGGGATCGGGGCCGGTGTCGGCGGGCGCGCCGGGCGGTTCGACGTGGACGACGAGGGTGTCGGCCGGGTCGGTGTAGATGACGGGCAGGCGGGGTGGGCCGATCCCGGTCACGGGCGCGATGCCGTCACGGGGGAGGAAGGCCGAGACCGCGAAGCCGCCGTGCAGTGTCCTGACCGCCGTGACGTGCCCGCCCAGCATGGTCGCCCGCTCGCGCATGCCGAGCAGGCCGTGCCCGGCGCCCGGGGAGGGCTGGACGGGCTGTCGGGGGCGGGAGTTGACCACGCCCAGGAACAGGCCGTCGGGAACGTGCGTGACTTCCACGCGGACCGTCGACCCCGGGGCGTGCCGCAGGGCGTTGCTCAGGGCCTCCTGGACGATGCGGTACGCCGACAACTCCACGGCCGGCGGATACGGCCGGCGCTCGCGCCGCGGGTCCTCGGTGTCCATGGTGACCGTCAGACCGGCGGCGCGGGTGTTCTCGACGAGGGCGCCGAGGCGGTCGAGGGTGGGCTGCGGGGCGTCCGGGGCGGCCCTGGTGCCGGGTTCACCGAGGCCGTACGGGTCCTCTGGGTTCTCCGAACGCAGCACGCCGAGCACCCGGCGCAGTTCGGCGAGCGCCTCCAGCGCGTTCTGCCGGATGCCGTCGAGGTTCTCCTTCAGTTCCGGCGAGGGGTTCCGCGTGAGGTGCGGTGCCACCTGCGCCTGGATGGAGATCACCGACATGTGGTGGGCGACCACGTCGTGCAGCTCACGGGCGATGCGGCTGCGCTCCTCCAGAAGCGTGCGGCGGGCCCGCTCCTCCGCGGTGAGCGTGGTCTGCTGCACCAGTTCCGCACGGGCCTCGCGGCGGCCGCGCAGGGCCGTGCCCAGCACCACCACCACCGCGAACAGCACCATCGCGAGAACACCGGTGGGCTGGTAGTACGCCGCGCCCCACGCGCCCTGGAGGACATAGGTGAGCAGCGCGGTCAGGGCCAGCGCCTCCGCGGCGACGCGGGTGCGCACCCGCAGGGCGAGCAGCAGCAGGACGAACAGGTGGGCGATGATCCCGGACGCCGTCCAGGGCCAGGTGAAGTCGTTCACCTCGCGGGCGAGCAGCGGGCCGCGCAGCGCCACCGCCCCCAGCACCGTGGCCGCCGTCGACAGCCACCACGCCGGGACGGGCCGCCACAGGGCGAGCGCCACCGCACCGGCCTGTCCGAGCGCGATGAGGAAGGCGTACCCGGAGGCCAGTCCCGCGTCCCCCTGGAGTTGGGCCGCTGCGCCCAGCAGCACCGCGAACGCGACCAGCCA from Streptomyces sp. 6-11-2 encodes:
- a CDS encoding response regulator transcription factor, encoding MRTGTIRVLVADDQMMVREGFSVLLNAMPDIEVVGEAVNGRDAVERVRELAPDVVLMDIRMPELNGMEATREIVAADGTAKVLVLTTFDLDEYVYQALRAGASGFLLKDASARQLADGVRVVAAGEALLAPSVTRRLITEFSKLTEPPRLAATAQAAYGELTERETEVLVLIAQGLSNVEIAERLVVAESTVKTHVSRILVKLGLRDRTQAAVFAYEARLVTPG
- a CDS encoding sensor histidine kinase, which gives rise to MTDTQQTQQTTPDGAFSPYKPRSPEYKLAAKALHGLREGLFHDAFAYRPLRPVGVDGPLSRRLPGRLRPYAAWRPHAMVAGAGLLALFVGWASGSGSGAAPVVGLLSLAPVLLTLTRPVGAFWVSLMAAMISAWLVGSYTTWPWQPGSYIAHLTVLTVVAIRTRPRTAAWMWAATAFYAVFANALFGYVYGNNSAPLLVLSALALLAVTVWHIRKDAEEEVTAQQSVTAHERSRRTLLEERTTIARELHDVVAHHMSVVAIQAEAAPYRVQNPPPELEKAFATIRENAVAALTELRRVLGVVRAEDYEAPDAPQPTLADLGTLLANVREAGLAVDRTTMGAVRELPQGVELSAYRIVQEALSNTLRHAPGASARVEIGYVLGGLALRIVNSPPPNPSLLKPSPGSGHGITGMRERVSMLGGEMTAGPAGDGGYEVAVFLPVVTVVEPADDDEGGA
- a CDS encoding response regulator transcription factor, with the translated sequence MTSGSIRVLIADDQQMVRQGFTVLLNTQPDIEVVGQAVDGLDAIARAAEVSPDVVLMDIRMPELGGIEATRRITTATPDMKVLVLTTFDLDEYVYEALRAGASGFLLKDASADQLAEAVRVVAAGDALLAPGITRRLIAEFSRLKDTPRAPLKSRIGVLTERETEVLALIAQGLSNAEIAGHLVVAEQTVKTHVGRILVKLGLRDRTQAAVFAYESGLVRPSGY
- a CDS encoding sensor histidine kinase codes for the protein MRWQSRVRHGLRVLRDDLWTARLDPLPPSVWLRWLPHGIVWLVAFAVLLGAAAQLQGDAGLASGYAFLIALGQAGAVALALWRPVPAWWLSTAATVLGAVALRGPLLAREVNDFTWPWTASGIIAHLFVLLLLALRVRTRVAAEALALTALLTYVLQGAWGAAYYQPTGVLAMVLFAVVVVLGTALRGRREARAELVQQTTLTAEERARRTLLEERSRIARELHDVVAHHMSVISIQAQVAPHLTRNPSPELKENLDGIRQNALEALAELRRVLGVLRSENPEDPYGLGEPGTRAAPDAPQPTLDRLGALVENTRAAGLTVTMDTEDPRRERRPYPPAVELSAYRIVQEALSNALRHAPGSTVRVEVTHVPDGLFLGVVNSRPRQPVQPSPGAGHGLLGMRERATMLGGHVTAVRTLHGGFAVSAFLPRDGIAPVTGIGPPRLPVIYTDPADTLVVHVEPPGAPADTGPDPGPGSDPDPDPGPDPDPDPGSGSGSGADAGPGSDGGTDAAPAPGSPSPTGEDAP